The Antarcticibacterium flavum genome contains the following window.
GAACCCTTTTGTCCATAAACCAGAATCTGGATTCCTGGTTCAGGAATTGAGATTTCAATATCATTCGGCTAGGAACTAAAACAAAGATATTCGTGTCTTCGTGGCTACCTTTTATAGCGACAGACTTAAATATATTCAACAACATAAAAGCCATAAAAAAAATCATTTACTGCTAATTTCTCAATTCTACATTCTTCAAATCTGGAGGTTGAACAGATATTTATTTATCAAATTATGCCAGGAGATGAAAATAAATTTCGGTGTTTGACTCTGCTTCCTCTGAAAACTTTCTTTACGCCAATAGTCCGGAAGATAGGGCGAAGAATTAAACCCTCTAATCTGCACTATTTGTTATATTTGAACTTATAGGAAAGCATTCAATACCAAAGAATTGTGTGAAATATTAAAATTATAAAAATGAAATCTCTGGTTTTTACCCTGGTTCTCTTAGCCCCTCTATTTTTATTTTCCCAAAGTCAAGATTATGATGTGTCATCCTATCTTACTGAGGGTACTAAAGCTCCAAACACCCATTACATAGGAGAGGCCTGGTTAAATGCCATCATTCATGATGATCCAGAGTTGGGTTATAATATTACAAAAGCCACTTTTTTGGCAAACTCTACACTGGACTGGCATAAGCATAGTTCAGTACAGGTTTTAATAATTGTGGATGGCGAAGCCTATTACCAGGAGAGAGGAAAAGAACCTGTAATACTCAAAGAAGGGGACATCATCAAATGTGAGAAAGAGACCGAGCACTGGCACTCTTCAACAAAGGATAAGGATGTCACCTATCTGGCTTTCTATAGTGGTGAAAAGCCAACAGTTTGGACAGAGGTACTAACACAGGAATATTATGATAAGGTAGCTAAAAAACTGAAAAGCAATTAATGGTGATATTGAGGTTTAATTAAATGAACAGAAAAAACCAATAAACCAACTATTAATGAATAAGAAGTACCTAAAATTGCTAACTCTGTTAATTTTGTTTAATTCCTGTGGAAATACCCAGGACAGAAAAAAGGCAACCATAGAAAATTTCAAGGAACCATTTGTAGATAGTCTTATTCCACTTCCTGAAAAGGCATATTTTGTTTTCTACACGAAAATAAAAGGGTATTCAAATGATACAATTCGTTTGAATATAAGCTCTCACGAATCTAAGGAATCAAATTTAAACTACTATTTCATAGGTGACTTTGAAAATGAAATAAGGCTGGATTATTATGGCGAGTCAAATAAATATATAACTCTCTATCCTTATAAAGCTACAGAAGGAAAAATAAAA
Protein-coding sequences here:
- a CDS encoding cupin domain-containing protein, producing the protein MKSLVFTLVLLAPLFLFSQSQDYDVSSYLTEGTKAPNTHYIGEAWLNAIIHDDPELGYNITKATFLANSTLDWHKHSSVQVLIIVDGEAYYQERGKEPVILKEGDIIKCEKETEHWHSSTKDKDVTYLAFYSGEKPTVWTEVLTQEYYDKVAKKLKSN